Proteins encoded within one genomic window of Aerococcus viridans:
- a CDS encoding Mur ligase family protein, which yields MKFKSQLATVAGRTSQQLLKRFTSGGTSLPGKIAQKIDPEILKALGENYRVVIITGTNGKTVTTALTVNILKQKFDHVMTNNSGSNMLQGITSSFIEDSGTKTKDKVAVLEVDEASLRHITEHIKPEVILTTNIFRDQMDRYGEIYTTYDFILQGAAKAKDAILMQNGDAPIFSSRKVDNKQVFFGFNTEDQSKDFLADNNTDGVICPNCEHVLHYHSITYSNLGDYFCPNCGVSRPALTYQVEEINELTPESASFTIDGYQYNIPVAGLYNVYNALSAYSLGRYFGVSQTDIAEGLQGAKRIFGRQEAINVEGHDLRINLIKNPVGLNQIIELCLLEKAPYTLISVLNDRPADGQDVSWIWDGNFEKLAEMDNIEASYVAGIRVADLSKRMAVAGFNQDQLIQLEDPKAIIETVKNAPTEKVYILATYTAMLAIRKELAELGYVKERMR from the coding sequence ATGAAATTTAAGAGTCAACTAGCAACAGTAGCCGGCCGTACAAGCCAACAATTATTAAAGAGATTTACAAGCGGTGGTACTTCTCTACCCGGTAAAATTGCACAGAAAATTGATCCCGAGATTTTAAAAGCCTTAGGAGAAAATTACCGTGTAGTCATCATTACGGGTACCAACGGAAAAACAGTAACCACTGCTCTGACTGTCAATATTTTGAAACAAAAATTTGATCATGTCATGACCAACAATTCAGGGTCGAACATGCTACAAGGGATTACATCTTCATTCATCGAAGACTCTGGTACAAAAACCAAAGACAAAGTAGCTGTTCTTGAAGTGGACGAAGCATCTTTACGTCATATCACTGAACATATTAAACCAGAAGTGATTTTAACCACCAACATCTTCCGCGACCAAATGGACCGCTATGGTGAGATCTACACCACTTATGACTTTATCCTACAAGGTGCAGCAAAAGCGAAAGACGCTATTCTAATGCAAAACGGTGATGCGCCAATTTTCTCATCACGTAAAGTAGACAACAAGCAAGTTTTTTTCGGTTTCAACACAGAAGACCAGTCAAAAGACTTTCTAGCAGATAACAATACTGATGGTGTTATCTGTCCGAACTGTGAACATGTTTTACATTATCATAGCATTACCTACAGCAACCTTGGTGACTACTTCTGTCCAAACTGTGGCGTGAGTCGTCCAGCATTAACTTACCAAGTAGAAGAAATTAATGAATTAACACCGGAATCAGCTAGCTTTACAATTGATGGCTACCAATACAATATTCCAGTTGCTGGACTATACAATGTCTATAACGCCTTATCAGCCTACTCACTAGGTCGGTATTTTGGTGTCAGCCAAACAGATATCGCGGAAGGATTACAAGGAGCTAAACGTATTTTTGGGCGTCAAGAAGCCATTAACGTGGAAGGTCATGACTTACGGATTAACCTTATCAAAAACCCCGTAGGTCTAAACCAAATCATCGAATTATGTCTTTTAGAAAAAGCACCGTATACTCTCATTTCTGTGTTAAATGACCGCCCCGCTGACGGCCAAGATGTATCATGGATTTGGGATGGCAACTTTGAAAAATTAGCAGAAATGGACAATATTGAAGCTTCTTATGTGGCAGGTATTCGTGTAGCCGACTTATCTAAACGTATGGCAGTCGCTGGCTTTAACCAAGACCAATTAATCCAGTTAGAAGATCCTAAAGCTATCATTGAAACAGTAAAAAATGCACCAACTGAAAAAGTCTATATC